In Bacillus sp. KH172YL63, one genomic interval encodes:
- a CDS encoding DUF2905 domain-containing protein translates to MTGLPKLLMIVGGIILIVGFLMQFIKIGRLPGDIIVKKEHTTFYFPLMTSILLSVILSVVFYIIGRFK, encoded by the coding sequence GTGACCGGACTGCCTAAATTATTGATGATCGTCGGCGGGATCATCCTCATCGTCGGGTTTCTGATGCAATTCATTAAAATTGGCAGACTCCCAGGGGATATCATTGTTAAGAAAGAACATACAACATTTTATTTTCCACTTATGACTTCCATCCTGTTAAGTGTTATACTTTCGGTTGTCTTTTATATAATCGGCCGATTCAAATAG
- the queA gene encoding tRNA preQ1(34) S-adenosylmethionine ribosyltransferase-isomerase QueA — protein sequence MKVEDFDFHLPEELIAQTPLENRSESRLMVLDKEDGSMDHLRFKHIVDYLQEGDCLVLNDTRVLPARLFGQKEDTGANIEVLLLKQEDGDKWETLVKPAKRIRVGTEIVFGDGKLKATCVGLKEHGGRILEFQYEGIFYEVLDELGEMPLPPYIRERLEEQDRYQTVFARERGSAAAPTAGLHFTEELLDELREKGVHIAFITLHVGLGTFRPVSVDTIEDHDMHAEFYQVSEGTARLLNEVRASGGRIITVGTTSTRTLETIASKHGEFVEENGWTNIFIYPGYEFKGIDGLITNFHLPKSTLIMLVSAFAGQENVMHAYETAVKEQYRFFSFGDAMFIK from the coding sequence GTGAAAGTAGAAGATTTTGATTTTCATTTACCTGAAGAACTGATTGCCCAGACCCCTCTGGAAAATCGATCTGAAAGTAGATTAATGGTGCTTGATAAGGAAGATGGTTCGATGGATCATCTCCGCTTTAAACATATCGTCGATTACCTTCAGGAAGGGGACTGCCTCGTCCTGAATGACACGAGGGTACTGCCTGCCCGTCTTTTTGGGCAAAAAGAAGATACAGGGGCCAACATTGAAGTGCTGCTCTTGAAGCAGGAGGACGGAGATAAGTGGGAAACACTTGTCAAGCCTGCCAAACGGATCCGGGTCGGTACCGAGATCGTCTTCGGGGACGGCAAGCTGAAAGCTACCTGTGTCGGATTAAAAGAACACGGGGGCAGGATCCTTGAATTCCAATATGAAGGCATCTTTTATGAAGTGCTGGATGAACTCGGCGAAATGCCGCTTCCACCGTATATCCGTGAACGTCTCGAAGAACAGGACCGCTATCAGACGGTTTTTGCCCGTGAAAGAGGCTCAGCGGCTGCACCGACAGCAGGCCTTCACTTTACCGAAGAGCTGTTGGATGAACTAAGGGAAAAAGGTGTACATATTGCATTCATCACCCTTCATGTCGGCTTGGGGACGTTTAGGCCGGTATCGGTTGATACGATTGAGGACCATGACATGCATGCAGAGTTCTATCAAGTATCAGAAGGAACTGCACGCCTCCTGAACGAAGTCAGGGCAAGTGGCGGGCGGATCATCACGGTCGGAACGACTTCGACCCGTACACTTGAAACGATTGCTTCCAAGCACGGGGAGTTCGTGGAAGAGAATGGCTGGACGAATATTTTCATTTATCCAGGTTATGAATTCAAAGGGATCGATGGCCTCATCACCAACTTCCATTTGCCTAAATCGACCCTCATCATGCTTGTCAGTGCGTTTGCAGGTCAGGAAAACGTCATGCACGCCTATGAAACGGCCGTCAAAGAACAATATCGCTTCTTCAGCTTTGGAGATGCCATGTTCATTAAATAA
- a CDS encoding TIGR04086 family membrane protein, producing MGGAVLYGTTTIFVIAIVASLLFSLLLRFTDLTESSITLFVTIISFLSLFVGGFMSGGKGKTKGWVLGGSTGLIYTVVIFLFQYLGYDSLFSTEQLIYHGCYILTAMMGGILGVNMSGGQRES from the coding sequence ATGGGTGGTGCCGTACTTTACGGAACAACCACCATCTTTGTCATAGCGATAGTTGCAAGCTTGCTATTTTCTTTGCTGCTTAGATTCACTGATCTCACTGAAAGCTCCATTACATTATTTGTCACGATCATTTCATTTCTTTCTTTATTTGTCGGCGGGTTTATGTCCGGCGGGAAGGGCAAGACAAAGGGATGGGTGCTCGGGGGCTCGACGGGACTGATTTATACCGTGGTCATTTTCTTATTTCAATACCTTGGATATGACAGCTTATTCTCTACGGAACAGCTCATCTACCACGGCTGCTACATCCTTACAGCCATGATGGGCGGGATCCTCGGTGTGAATATGAGCGGCGGCCAAAGGGAAAGTTAA
- the ruvB gene encoding Holliday junction branch migration DNA helicase RuvB — translation MEERIVSGESEMNEDSFEYSLRPQTIKQYIGQDKVKHNLEVFIEAAKMRQETLDHVLLYGPPGLGKTTLAAVIANEMGVNLRTTSGPAIERPGDLAAVLTALEPGDVLFIDEIHRLPRAIEEVLYPAMEDFCLDIVIGNGPSARSVRLDLPPFTLVGATTRAGALSAPLRDRFGVLCRLEYYNEEQLNEIVQRTAAILNTKIEATASEELARRSRGTPRIANRLLRRVRDFAQVKGDGNITTSLSREALELLQVDKLGLDHIDHKLLKGIIERFRGGPVGLDTIAASIGEESHTIEDVYEPYLLQIGFIQRTPRGRIVTHHVYDHFQMEVPNQ, via the coding sequence GATAAAACAATATATTGGGCAAGATAAGGTGAAGCATAATCTCGAGGTATTCATCGAAGCGGCAAAGATGAGACAGGAAACACTGGATCATGTCCTCTTATACGGCCCTCCGGGATTGGGTAAGACGACGCTTGCCGCTGTCATTGCCAATGAAATGGGCGTGAATCTGCGGACCACGAGCGGTCCAGCCATCGAGAGACCGGGGGATTTAGCCGCTGTCCTGACGGCTTTGGAACCAGGGGATGTGCTGTTTATCGATGAGATCCACCGATTGCCCCGGGCGATCGAAGAGGTCCTGTACCCTGCAATGGAAGACTTCTGCTTAGATATCGTCATCGGAAATGGTCCGAGTGCACGTTCTGTCCGTTTAGATCTTCCGCCGTTCACATTGGTGGGGGCCACCACCCGTGCCGGTGCCCTGTCAGCCCCTTTAAGGGATCGATTTGGTGTTTTATGCCGATTGGAATATTATAATGAAGAGCAATTGAATGAAATCGTCCAGCGGACCGCTGCGATTCTGAACACGAAGATCGAGGCGACTGCATCCGAGGAGCTCGCCAGGCGTTCACGGGGCACCCCCCGGATCGCCAACCGTCTGTTGCGCCGTGTAAGGGACTTTGCCCAGGTGAAGGGGGATGGAAACATCACCACATCCCTTTCAAGGGAAGCACTCGAACTCCTTCAAGTCGATAAGCTCGGGCTTGATCACATCGATCACAAGCTGCTCAAAGGCATCATCGAGCGCTTCAGGGGTGGCCCTGTTGGACTCGACACGATTGCTGCAAGCATCGGTGAAGAATCCCATACGATTGAAGATGTGTATGAACCGTATTTATTGCAGATCGGGTTCATCCAACGGACGCCGAGAGGAAGGATCGTCACCCATCACGTATATGACCATTTCCAGATGGAGGTGCCGAACCAGTGA
- a CDS encoding post-transcriptional regulator yields MKNNQHPYDRFYDSLLPALESKVEEFDILGYGKATVDRLWAYLTKKKWKKPETDVKIFQLVSDVLTVKPGEYMNFETMEAYHSPNWFAEVNEEELNELLHPKKNGK; encoded by the coding sequence ATGAAGAATAACCAGCATCCTTATGACCGTTTTTATGATTCGTTATTGCCAGCACTTGAAAGCAAAGTGGAAGAATTCGACATTCTCGGCTATGGTAAAGCAACCGTGGATCGTCTGTGGGCCTATTTAACGAAGAAGAAATGGAAGAAGCCAGAAACAGATGTGAAGATCTTTCAATTGGTGAGTGATGTACTGACGGTCAAGCCTGGCGAATATATGAACTTCGAAACGATGGAAGCATATCATTCTCCCAATTGGTTTGCAGAGGTGAATGAAGAGGAGTTGAATGAACTTCTTCATCCAAAGAAGAATGGAAAATAG
- the spoVB gene encoding stage V sporulation protein B, with protein sequence MSKFLKGTMILMMAAFITRILGFVNRIVVARFIGEEGVGLFMMAFPTLILVITITQLGLPVAISKNVAEAESMNDTRKVKKILVVSLSITMGLSIIFTPALILLAPYLTDVLFTDERIYYPLVAIAPIIPIVAISSVIRGYFQGRQNMKPSAYSQVIEQVVRITLIAVLTKTFLPYGIEYAAAAAMVASVLGELASLLYLFTSFKIKKKFKIRRNFFTSIRNGRETFNELMSVALPATGSRMIGSIAWFFEPIVVANSLALAGVAAGMATKQYGSLTGYALPLLFLPSFVTLSLSQSLVPAISEANSQKNFKVIEHRLQQALRFCLITGGISVVILYVYAKPLMEVMYGNENGAGFLMIMAPFFLFYYYQGPLQAVLQALNLARAAMINSLIGAVVKTGVIFVLASQPAFGINGAALGIVTGFMLVTLLHLLTILKHIPMTIHLRDYVKTVVVLIVTGAWGHYSYVYLFSDGSSLFRLLFGVVTSTIVYTALSILFKLIVKQDLARIPFIRRFIIL encoded by the coding sequence ATGTCAAAATTTCTTAAAGGCACCATGATTTTAATGATGGCAGCCTTTATCACCAGAATATTAGGGTTCGTAAACCGGATCGTCGTCGCCAGATTCATCGGGGAAGAAGGCGTCGGCTTATTTATGATGGCTTTTCCTACCCTCATCCTTGTCATTACAATCACCCAACTCGGACTGCCTGTTGCCATCTCAAAGAATGTGGCGGAAGCAGAATCGATGAATGACACCCGGAAAGTGAAGAAGATCCTGGTCGTTTCGCTGTCCATCACAATGGGACTATCCATCATTTTCACCCCGGCCCTCATCCTTCTCGCCCCTTACCTGACAGACGTATTGTTCACAGACGAGCGCATTTATTATCCGTTGGTGGCCATCGCCCCGATCATCCCGATTGTCGCGATATCTTCCGTGATCCGCGGATATTTCCAAGGCAGACAGAACATGAAGCCTTCTGCTTATTCACAGGTGATCGAGCAGGTCGTCAGGATTACACTGATCGCCGTATTGACGAAAACCTTCCTTCCATACGGGATCGAATATGCAGCGGCTGCGGCAATGGTAGCATCCGTATTAGGGGAACTTGCATCCCTCCTTTATCTGTTCACAAGCTTTAAAATAAAGAAAAAGTTCAAAATCAGGCGTAACTTCTTCACCTCGATCCGAAATGGCCGGGAAACGTTCAATGAATTGATGAGCGTGGCACTGCCGGCAACCGGGAGCAGGATGATCGGCTCGATCGCCTGGTTCTTTGAACCGATTGTTGTCGCCAACAGCCTGGCGCTTGCCGGTGTGGCGGCCGGGATGGCCACGAAACAATACGGTTCACTGACCGGATACGCCCTTCCACTTTTGTTCCTGCCATCGTTCGTGACCTTGTCATTGTCTCAATCGCTCGTACCTGCAATCAGTGAAGCCAACTCCCAAAAGAACTTCAAAGTGATCGAGCACAGACTGCAGCAGGCTCTCAGGTTCTGTTTGATCACCGGAGGGATATCAGTCGTCATTCTCTACGTGTATGCGAAGCCTCTTATGGAAGTCATGTACGGTAATGAAAATGGCGCAGGCTTTTTGATGATCATGGCTCCATTCTTTTTATTCTATTATTATCAGGGACCGCTGCAGGCCGTGCTGCAGGCATTGAATCTGGCGAGGGCCGCCATGATCAACAGCCTGATCGGGGCTGTAGTGAAGACCGGCGTCATCTTCGTCCTCGCTTCACAGCCTGCATTCGGCATCAACGGCGCAGCGCTTGGGATTGTGACAGGCTTCATGCTCGTGACGCTCCTTCATCTCCTGACGATCCTGAAGCATATCCCCATGACCATCCATCTCAGGGATTATGTGAAGACGGTCGTTGTCCTCATTGTCACAGGTGCCTGGGGGCATTATTCTTATGTGTATCTGTTTTCCGACGGGTCATCACTATTCCGCCTGCTATTCGGGGTCGTGACGTCGACGATTGTCTATACCGCCCTTTCCATCCTCTTCAAGCTGATTGTCAAACAGGATCTTGCGAGGATTCCGTTTATCCGGCGTTTTATCATTTTATGA
- a CDS encoding SLC13 family permease, which translates to MSPMIVLFVFVSVYILLMTEKWNRVLAAMTGGVVMLLIGAFPIEKALFTYIDWKTITLLFSMMLIVTMTSKTGVFEYIAILLAQWVNGNGLALLILFSSLAAVGSAFLANVTIAMLLVPILFKLTRILELPPIPFLIMTILACNIGGTATLIGDPPNMMIGQAVKHFTFNAFLENLLPVVLLIYGVTLLIMCVLYRQVLHVKEDRKLLLKGIDPKEYLKRNSGLFQSMFVLALVLVGFSVYPVFHLDVTTVSLAGAVLLLLLLEKIYPPENILREVEWGTLFFFMGLFLLVGGIEEAGFIDEIAREILRATEGDMKNTAFVILWGTGLLSAVVDNIPFVAAMIPVIQEFGEFGMVNMDPLWWSLALGACLGGNGTLLGSSSNLVIAGLASKENVHIKFYQYVLIGVPVTVISLAISTVYVYFKYIRPFLGG; encoded by the coding sequence ATGTCACCGATGATTGTACTGTTCGTGTTTGTATCTGTATACATCCTGCTGATGACAGAGAAGTGGAACCGTGTATTGGCAGCGATGACCGGAGGGGTCGTCATGCTCCTGATCGGGGCCTTTCCCATCGAAAAGGCCCTGTTTACGTATATTGATTGGAAGACGATCACATTATTGTTTTCAATGATGCTCATTGTGACGATGACAAGCAAAACCGGTGTGTTTGAATATATCGCCATTCTCCTTGCACAGTGGGTGAATGGGAACGGTCTTGCCCTCCTGATCCTGTTTTCTTCCCTGGCTGCTGTCGGCTCTGCATTTCTGGCGAATGTGACGATCGCAATGCTGCTGGTGCCAATTTTGTTCAAGCTGACGAGGATCCTTGAACTTCCGCCGATCCCTTTTCTGATCATGACGATTCTCGCGTGTAACATAGGCGGCACGGCGACGTTGATCGGTGATCCCCCGAATATGATGATCGGGCAGGCAGTGAAACATTTCACCTTCAACGCCTTCCTTGAAAATCTGTTGCCGGTCGTGCTGTTGATCTATGGGGTGACGCTGTTGATCATGTGTGTCCTGTACAGGCAGGTGCTGCATGTGAAAGAAGACAGGAAGCTGCTCTTGAAAGGGATTGACCCAAAAGAATACCTCAAGCGGAACAGTGGGTTATTTCAGTCCATGTTTGTCCTTGCCCTTGTGTTGGTAGGTTTTTCTGTCTATCCAGTCTTTCATCTTGATGTGACAACGGTATCCCTTGCCGGGGCTGTACTCCTTTTGCTGTTGCTGGAGAAGATCTATCCACCTGAGAACATATTAAGAGAGGTGGAGTGGGGGACGCTGTTTTTCTTCATGGGGCTTTTTCTACTTGTCGGAGGGATTGAAGAGGCAGGTTTCATAGATGAAATCGCACGTGAAATCCTGAGGGCAACCGAAGGGGATATGAAGAATACGGCTTTTGTCATCTTGTGGGGGACGGGGTTGCTGTCTGCGGTTGTCGACAATATTCCGTTTGTCGCCGCAATGATCCCGGTCATACAGGAGTTCGGTGAATTCGGCATGGTCAATATGGATCCCCTGTGGTGGTCGTTGGCTTTGGGGGCATGTCTCGGAGGGAATGGGACGCTGCTCGGTTCATCCTCCAACCTTGTCATTGCTGGACTTGCCTCAAAAGAAAATGTACATATCAAGTTTTATCAATATGTATTGATCGGTGTTCCGGTTACGGTCATTTCCCTTGCCATCTCAACCGTATACGTGTATTTCAAATATATCCGGCCGTTCCTTGGTGGTTAA
- the secDF gene encoding protein translocase subunit SecDF, with translation MVKRGRIIAFFILVVLLAGTMGGTTKSIIDNIKLGLDLQGGFEVLYEVQPIKKDGEITKETVANTADALDKRINVLGVSEPNIQIEDGNRIRVQLAGVEDQNQAREILSTQANLTFRDVNDKVRLDGADLASGSAKQTFDNQNNPIVSLKLKDRAKFYDLTKEISAMYPQNQLVIWLDFEEGKDSYKEEAGKQDPKFISDPAVSKPINSDEVIIEGNFTVERAQNLASLLNAGALPVKLDEIYSTSVGAQFGQQALDKTVTAGIIGIAIIFLFMIAYYRFPGLIATITLSVYIYLILLIFDLMNGVLTLPGIAALILGVGMAVDANIITYERIKEEMRVGKPIRSAFQAGNKSSFLTILDANVTTMLAAAVLFFYGTSSVKGFATMLIISILTSFLTAVWGSRLLLGLWVNSRIFNKKPGWFGVKTTEIKDLAENYDTLDLPTRFDRFDFAAQRKKFFTLSAALITAGIIILAIFRLNLGIDFVSGSRMEVLADKSLKTEEIQDELKELKLPSEDVIISGDKENIAVVRYPDDLDKEDIAKLKDHFVKVYGAEPSISTVSPVIGKELAKNAMIAVAIASVGIIIYVTIRFEWQMAIGAILALLHDAFFIIAFFSLTRLEVDITFIAAVLTIVGYSINDTIVTFDRLRENLHKKRRLKTDKDIEDVVNQSIRQTMGRSVNTVLTVVFTVVALMIFGSESIRNFSIALLVGLVSGTYSSVFIAAQVWLVMKKKELKKKGTIKTVKEKKTWSDEPQV, from the coding sequence ATGGTAAAGCGTGGCAGAATTATTGCCTTCTTTATACTTGTGGTGTTACTTGCAGGTACTATGGGAGGAACGACGAAGAGTATTATCGACAACATCAAACTGGGGCTTGACCTCCAGGGTGGCTTTGAAGTTCTTTATGAAGTCCAGCCAATCAAAAAGGACGGGGAAATCACCAAGGAAACAGTCGCCAATACAGCTGATGCATTGGACAAGCGTATCAACGTTCTTGGTGTAAGTGAACCGAATATCCAAATTGAAGACGGGAACCGTATCCGTGTTCAGCTTGCCGGTGTGGAAGACCAAAACCAGGCAAGGGAAATCCTTTCCACTCAAGCCAATCTGACTTTCCGGGACGTAAACGATAAAGTACGCCTCGACGGAGCGGATCTTGCATCTGGTTCTGCAAAGCAGACCTTTGATAATCAAAATAATCCGATCGTTTCATTGAAACTGAAAGATCGTGCGAAGTTCTATGACTTAACGAAAGAAATCTCGGCTATGTATCCTCAGAATCAGCTGGTCATCTGGCTTGATTTCGAGGAAGGAAAAGATTCATACAAAGAAGAAGCAGGGAAACAGGATCCGAAATTCATCTCCGATCCTGCGGTAAGCAAGCCAATCAATTCCGATGAAGTCATCATCGAAGGGAATTTCACGGTTGAGCGCGCCCAGAATCTTGCTTCACTCTTAAATGCCGGTGCACTCCCGGTCAAACTGGATGAAATCTATTCTACATCTGTCGGCGCTCAATTTGGACAGCAGGCGCTGGATAAGACCGTTACGGCCGGTATCATCGGGATTGCGATCATTTTCTTATTCATGATTGCGTACTACCGCTTCCCGGGACTGATCGCAACGATCACCCTGTCTGTTTACATTTACCTGATTCTGTTGATATTCGATCTGATGAACGGTGTGCTGACGCTGCCGGGAATCGCAGCTCTTATCCTCGGTGTCGGGATGGCAGTAGATGCCAATATCATTACGTATGAGCGGATCAAAGAAGAAATGCGGGTCGGCAAGCCGATACGTTCTGCTTTCCAGGCTGGAAATAAGTCTTCTTTCTTAACGATCCTGGATGCAAACGTGACAACAATGCTCGCAGCAGCCGTCCTGTTCTTCTACGGAACAAGTTCTGTCAAAGGGTTTGCGACGATGTTGATCATCTCAATCCTGACAAGCTTCCTGACGGCTGTTTGGGGCTCTCGACTGCTGCTGGGCCTATGGGTCAACAGCCGCATCTTCAACAAAAAGCCGGGCTGGTTCGGTGTGAAAACAACCGAAATCAAGGATCTGGCAGAGAACTACGATACGCTCGATCTGCCTACACGCTTCGACCGCTTTGATTTTGCAGCACAGCGCAAAAAATTCTTTACGCTTTCAGCTGCACTCATCACAGCAGGTATCATCATCCTGGCGATTTTCAGATTAAATCTTGGGATCGACTTTGTCAGCGGCTCCCGAATGGAAGTCCTTGCTGACAAGAGTTTGAAAACAGAAGAGATACAGGATGAACTGAAGGAACTCAAACTCCCTTCTGAAGATGTCATCATCTCTGGGGATAAAGAAAATATCGCTGTCGTAAGGTATCCTGATGATCTGGATAAGGAAGATATTGCGAAGCTTAAAGATCATTTTGTGAAGGTATATGGTGCAGAGCCAAGCATCAGCACTGTATCTCCTGTTATTGGGAAGGAACTGGCGAAAAATGCCATGATCGCTGTGGCGATTGCGTCAGTCGGGATCATCATCTATGTGACGATCCGATTTGAATGGCAAATGGCCATCGGGGCGATCCTTGCCCTCTTGCATGATGCGTTCTTCATCATCGCCTTTTTCAGTTTGACAAGGCTTGAGGTGGACATCACATTCATCGCAGCCGTCTTGACGATTGTCGGTTATTCGATCAATGATACAATCGTCACCTTCGACAGGCTCAGGGAGAATCTGCACAAGAAACGCCGTCTGAAAACCGATAAAGACATTGAAGATGTCGTGAATCAAAGTATCAGACAGACGATGGGACGCTCGGTCAATACGGTATTGACCGTCGTATTCACGGTC
- a CDS encoding DUF421 domain-containing protein translates to MEEYFIIIIRTLFLYGLIIVIFRIMGKREIGELSILDLVVFMMIAEMAVMAIEQPDDPIIHTVLPMGVIVFVQILFAWLSLRSKSFRELLDGKPSVIIHNGKIDDRGMKKQRYNYDDLLLQLREKDIFNLADVEFAILEPSGKLSVIKKEAQTPHSLTLPLVLDGQIQSSHLDMIGKTAFWLRKELKDRGFRDIQEVSFCSFQDGEFYIDKKDR, encoded by the coding sequence GTGGAAGAATATTTCATCATTATCATTCGCACTCTTTTTCTATACGGTTTAATCATTGTTATTTTCAGGATTATGGGGAAAAGGGAAATCGGTGAACTAAGCATTCTGGATTTGGTCGTATTCATGATGATCGCTGAAATGGCCGTCATGGCGATTGAACAGCCGGATGACCCGATCATCCACACGGTACTGCCGATGGGGGTCATCGTCTTCGTGCAGATTCTGTTTGCATGGCTTTCGCTCAGGTCGAAATCATTCAGAGAGCTGCTGGACGGAAAGCCGTCCGTCATCATCCACAACGGCAAAATCGATGACAGGGGGATGAAGAAGCAACGCTACAATTACGATGACCTGCTTCTGCAGCTGAGGGAGAAAGATATCTTTAACCTGGCCGATGTCGAATTTGCCATCCTCGAGCCGTCAGGCAAACTGTCTGTCATCAAAAAAGAAGCGCAAACACCACACTCCCTGACGCTCCCTCTCGTACTGGATGGGCAGATTCAATCCTCACACCTTGATATGATCGGAAAAACAGCCTTCTGGTTGAGAAAGGAACTAAAGGACCGGGGATTCAGAGACATCCAGGAAGTGTCCTTCTGCAGCTTTCAAGACGGTGAATTTTACATAGACAAAAAAGACCGCTGA
- the yajC gene encoding preprotein translocase subunit YajC, giving the protein MGGSLGTILPLILMFVLFYFLLIRPQQKRQKAVSKMQNELAKGDRIITIGGLHGAIDAIEEGKVVILCGDGSRLTYDRNAIREVVKA; this is encoded by the coding sequence ATGGGAGGAAGTTTAGGAACAATTCTACCTTTGATTTTAATGTTCGTTCTGTTTTACTTTTTACTGATCCGTCCTCAGCAAAAGCGTCAAAAAGCAGTCTCTAAAATGCAAAATGAGCTGGCGAAGGGTGATAGAATCATCACGATCGGTGGTTTACACGGAGCGATCGACGCAATCGAAGAAGGTAAAGTAGTCATCCTGTGTGGTGACGGCAGCCGTCTTACATATGATCGTAATGCGATCAGAGAAGTCGTGAAAGCTTAA